The following coding sequences lie in one Cannabis sativa cultivar Pink pepper isolate KNU-18-1 chromosome 5, ASM2916894v1, whole genome shotgun sequence genomic window:
- the LOC115716746 gene encoding nuclear/nucleolar GTPase 2-like, protein MANHAGKGVLSNGSVWRPMAKPCRKRSPLKWVCVNSKATLMFSNLMNDEISESMFWPELPYVTDEHGILILFLKGSLLSVLRQFACLKSDKQAISVGFVGYFNVGKSSVINTLRTKTVCKVAPIPGETKVWQSITLTKRIFLIDCPGVVYQNNHDTETDIVLKGVVRVTNLEDALEHIGEVLTRVKKERLERAYKIKDWYYLC, encoded by the exons ATGGCTAACCATGCAGGAAAAGGAGTCCTCTCAAATGGGTCTGT GTGGAGACCAATGGCTAAACCATGCAGGAAAAGGAGTCCTCTCAAATGGGTCTGT GTAAACAGCAAGGCAACACTTATGTTTTCAAATTTGATGAATGATGAAATAAGTGAGAGTATGTTCTGGCCAGAGTTGCCTTATGTAACTGATGAACATGGAA ttttaattttgtttttgaaggGTTCTCTTCTCTCAGTTTTGAGACAATTTGCTTGCTTGAAGAGTGACAAGCAAGCAATTTCTGTGGGATTTGTGGGATATTTCAATGTTGGGAAGTCATCAGTTATCAACACATTGCGAACAAAAACT GTTTGCAAGGTTGCTCCTATCCCTGGGGAAACTAAAGTATGGCAATCTATCACACTTACAAAGAGGATTTTCTTAATTGACTGTCCTGGAGTTGTTTATCAAAACAACCATGACACCGAAACAGATATTGTGTTGAAGGGAGTG GTTCGTGTCACAAACTTGGAAGATGCTTTAGAACACATAGGAGAAGTTTTGACTCGTGTTAAGAAAGAGCGCCTGGAAAGAGCTTACAAGATAAAAGACTGGTACTATCTTTGTTAA